The window TCCTTTAAGTGGCTTACGTATTTGAACATGTTGATTATATTGGATTGGTTTGCTTCTTGGGAAGGCTAATAACTGTTTGATGATCCACTACCCCTGGCCAAGTTTATTTATACCCAAAAAATGTCTTCAGCTCTGACGCATTGCCTTCATTTAAATGCTGGGCCCATCTTTATTTGCTTCCATTCGCACTCTACCATTATTTATGTGGTTTCCCACCGCTAAGAGTGGAATATCTGATAGCATATACTGGCCACTGAGGATACTCGTCTGAGGTCACATTCCAGTCGCATCTTGGAGTATAAATAGGTCTGCAGAAGGTGTTGAATGGAATCAGACAAGTTCAAGCTTTCGAACCACAAactttaaaacaaaacatCAACATGTTCAAATCCGTGAGTTGTGAGAGCTGAAAGTTTGGAGAAAGTAATTTAATTGTGTTTCCATCCTTAGGCTATTGTCATCCTCGCCATCGTTGCCTGCGCTGCTGCCAAGCCAGGACTTCTGGGAGCTCCTCTGGCCTACACTGCTCCTCTGACTTACGCCGCTCCTGCCGCCGTGGTGGCTGCTCCTGCCCCAGTTGTGACTGCCACCAGCAGCCAGGTGATCGCCAGGAACTACAATGGAATCGCAGCTGCTCCCGTTGTTGCCCCAGTGGCAGCTCCTGTCATCGCCAAGTACGCCGCTGCTCCGATTGCTGCTCCTGTGGCTGCTCCCCTGGCAACTCCATTCGCTGCCCCCATTGCAGCTCCAGTGATCGCCAAGTACGCTGCTGCTCCTCTGGCTACACCCCTGGCTTACTCTTCTCCTTTGACCTACAGTTCCCCTCTGAGCTACGCTGCTCCTGCCCCTCTTCTGATCTAAGGAATGAATGCCAATAACTGTGATAATAAAAATCGataagaatataaaatattttttattttgagactaTTACAGTGCATATTTTAATGCAGTCGGATAGGTGCTGGCATAAATATATTGCTTTCCGCAGTATTGTGCTCCCAATgaattttccacatttttgaaggggaccctcagAAAACGAggctaaaaattaaaaaaataatgtgttcctagattttgatgcagatctacggagACTTGAtccacgaatcgtttaaggtattccgcttgggaTTCCGATAATTATTGCCAAAAAATATAGCCTTCGCTTTGGCCAGTATTGGGCTCCCAatgcattttcaacatttttgaaGAGGACCCCCAGAAAACGAGGctgaaaattcaaaaaataatgtgttctcagattttgatgcagatctacggagAATAGAtccacgaatcgtttaaggtattccgcttggaAATCAGATAattattgccaaagatattgCCTTCGCTTTGGGCCGAATTGGGCTCCCAATgcattttctacatttttgaaggggacccccagaaaATAGGGCTGAAAAGTAAAAAAGTGTGTGCccgattttgatgcagatctacgaagaatcgatccacgaattGTTTCAGGTATTTCGCTTGGGAATCcgataattattataaatatttattatcgTGTAAAGTATTCCTCTCACTTATACCTCCCATTAAACTTGTCTGATTCTTGAAGAAGAGACGGTAATGTGACCTCAGGCAAGTAACCTCAGTGGCCAATAACTGCTATCTGATATTCCACTCTCAGCGGTGGGAAACCACATAAATAATGGTAGAGAGCGAATGGAAGCAAATGAAGATGGGCCCAGCATTTTAATGAAGGCAATGCATCAGAGCTGAAGACATTTTTTGGGTATAAATACACTTGGCCAGGGGTAATGGATCATCAAACAGTTATCAACCTTCCCAAGAAGCAAACCAATCCAATATAATCATTATGTTCAAATACGTAAGCCACTAGAAGGAAGCAGGAAAACATGAAGTGGAAGTAACAATATCCTCTCTTTTACAGGCCGTTGTTGTCCTTGCCATCGTTGCCTGTGCTGCTGCCAAACCAGGACTTCTGGGAGCTCCTCTAGCGTACACTGCTCCTCTGGCCTACTCCGCCCCTTTGGCTTACGCCGCTCCTGCCGCTGTGGTGGCTGCTCCTGCCCCAGTTGTGACTGCCACCAGCAGCCAGGTGATCGCCAGGAACTACAATGGAATCGCAGCACCAGTGATCGCCAAGTACGCTGCTGCCCCAATTGCTACTCCTCTGGCAGCTCCACTGGCCTACTCCACCCCTTTGGCCTACAACGCCTTGCCAGCGGCTCCCGTTCTGGTCTAGGTATCTCACAATAAAATCAAACCGAACTGAAGTTACAAAGCCTTTGTTTTTGGGCGTCGGCTAATTGGATTTACCAGTGGCATTCAAGGGGCCACAACCTGCTGGTGAGCCATTCGAGTGCTTGGAAATGCTGGTCACGTCTTGGCCATAAAAATTATTGTCAgctcagcagcagcagctgccgtCCAATGTTTGTTACATTAAATTGTGCGAAATTGATTTGTATTGGAGAGCTTTTATTTTTCAGCTTTGTGTGCAGAAGCGGGCCATTATGTCAAGGTCAAATTTTGACCTGCGACCTCCGGTCCTATGACCTGCAAAGCTGTTACTCAGTGTAATTAGTGCCTGCCAACTGGTTACAGACCAGGATGGCTAAACGGCGCTTAGCCAACTTCTTGTTGGAAGCACTGGCTTTGAAGTTGGCTCCGTTGAGGGTCAAGGACATCTGGTGGACCATGGTGGCGCCGTCCGGAGAGATGCTGGTCTCGCTATTCATGTGAACGAGGGGAAAAAGATGGTTTAGCATGGTAACCGGATGCTTATCAGCCCAGTTCTTGAGCACTTTTTTTTCCTGCGGCTCCTCATTTGCTTCCTTACTGCCGCCAGGATTCAGTTCGGGTATGGCATAGCCCTTGCTGGTCCATTCAGCGAAGAGCTTGTACAGTGCCAAGGACACCAAGTTTCTCATAGGAAACTCATCATGCTTGTTGGAATCGCCATCATGGTCATCATTCTTGTCCGGCGAAACTGGCTTCGGATTGGCCACCGCCTTGGCCACATAATACTCCCTTAGAGCGTTCTCGAAAAGAAGATTCGCGGCTGCCGACTTCGAATCGGCCTCAACCACATAAGGCTTGGAGTTTATAATCGCCTTGGCAATAAATTTGTTACCTTCGTTGCGCACGTTGTAGTCCTTAATGGTAATTTCCTTCAACTCGTTGATGGCCATGTGAGGACTCTTGGGGGAAAGCTTCCTTCGCAAATAGAGATCCTTTTGGCGATTGCGAActgaaatcaaaaatatagaatttctttaaatttacTAAATAGAGAACTACATAAATTCAGTGACTAATAACAATGATTGGCACTGCCATACACCTAGTTATCAATATACTTTACCTTTTCCAGGCAAACGCTTTTTCTTGGCTGTGAATTGTACCATTTTCATGCCTTCCTGTTCCAACTTCTCCTCAAGTGAATCATTACCCTCGGCCGAAGACACTCCCGAAGAACTCGAAGAAGAGGCACTGCTATCGAGAACTACTCCCGGATCCTTGCTGCTTATAGGGATTTCCTCGAAACATTGCCCGATACTTTCAGCTTCCATAGCAGCAGGATTTTCGTGCAAATCAAATTCAATCACAGACTCTCCTATCGGATTATTTTCCAtcgtaaaaaatttaaaaagattttacaattttagcACCGATCTGAACGCTTCGAACCTTGGCTAGGAACTGAACATTTTACTTCGTTTTAAAATGGAAACCACTATGAGGAATTGAAGCTTATTGGCAGAGACTACTTGATTCATATTTTACCAATGTAGCCGCCTACTTCTGTATCAAAAAGTTTATAAATAATGAAAGCAAATCACATACATATTTTCGCattatttagtatttattaTCACAGGCCACCCTTAAACAAGAAGGGGAGCGGAATAACTCAAGGGAGCTGCCAAGGGTGAAACAGCGTACTTCGCAATGACAGGAGCAGCCAGAGGAGTCGCCACAGGAGCAGCAGCGTACTTGGCAATCACTGGAGCTGCGATGGGGGCAGCCAAAGGAGTTGCCAGAGGAGCAGCAATCGGAGCAGCGGCGTACTTGGCGATCACGGGAGCTGCCACTGGGGCAATAACTGGGGCAGCTGCGATTCCATTGTAGTTCCTGGCGATCACCTGACTGCTGGTCGCAGTCACAACTGGGGCAGGAGCAGCAACCACAGCGGCAGGTGCTGCGTAAGCCAGAGGAGCGGAGTAGGCCAGAGGAGCTCCCAGTAGTCCTGGCTTGGCAGCAGCACAGGCAACGATGGCAAGGACAACAACGGCCTGTAAAGGAGAGGAATTTTTTACTGGCACTTCTTGTTACCCCTCCTTTAAGTGGCTTACGTATTTGAACATGTTGATTTTATTGGATTGGTTTGCTTCTTGAGAAGGCTGATAACTGATTGATGATCCACTACCCCTGGCTAAGTTTATTTATACCCAAAAAATGTCTTCAGCTCTGACGCATTGCCTTCATTTAAATGCTGGCCCCATCTTTATTAGCTTCCATTCGCACTCTACCAAGCGGTTTAAGTGGTTTCCCACTGCTGGGAATATCTGATAGCATGTATTCGCCACTGAGGTTACTCGTCTGAGGTCACATTCCAGTCGCTTCTTGGAGTATAAATAGGTCTGCAGAAGGTGTTGAATGGTATCATACAAGTTCAAGTTTTCGAACCACAAactttaaaacaaaacaatcaTCAACATGTTCAAATCCGTGAGTTTTGCGAGCTGAAAGTCTGAAGAAAGTAATTTAATTGTGTTTCCATCCTTAGGCTATTGTCATCCTCGCCATCGTTGCCTGCGCTGCTGCCAAGCCAGGACTTCTGGGAGCTCCTGTGGCCTACACTGCTCCTCTGGCCTACGCTGCTCCTGCCGCTGTGGTAGCTGCTCCTGCCCCAGTTGTGACTGCCACCAGCAGCCAGGTGATCGCCAGGAACTACAATGGAATCGCAGCTGCTCCCGTTGTTGCACCAGTAGCAGCTCCAGTGATTGCCAAGTACGCCACGGCTCCTTTGGCTACTCCTGTAGCTACTCCCGTTGCCGCTCCTTTCGCCTACGCATCCCCTGTGGCGTACAATGCTCCATTGCACTATGCCTCAGCCTCCGGTGCTCTTCTACTTTAAGTTACCAATAAACGAATTTATCGgaatttaatagttttattcATCATTGATTCAAAACTATAGTAAAAAGTAGGTTTCCTTTAATTCTCCATgcgaaaatatatatatctttatatATCTGTATATATCTTTGCAATAAGTATCCGAGTCCTTATCGGAATATCATAAATGATTTGTAGATccgcatcaaaatctgaaacaaattattttttgaatttttagccTAATACCGAATCTGATATGAATCTGATATGATTTGCGAAGCCTTTACCTTCGGCAAATCATATCAGATTCCCAAGAGGAATACCTCAAACAATTCGTGGATCAATTctccgtagatctgcatcaaaatctaggaacaaattattttttgaattttcagCAACATTTTCTGGggaaaaaatatggaaaatgcATTGGGAGCCCAATACAGCCCAAAGCGACGGCTATATGTTTGGCAATTCATTTCAGATTCCCAAGAGGAATACCTTTAAAGATTCGTAAATCGATTCTCTgaaaatctgcatcaaaatctagacaaaaattatttttcaattttttgttaagtttcCTGGAGCATCGCCGTAGATCTGCCTCAAAATCTCACTTTCTGGGGGTCCCCAtcaaaaatgtggaaaatacATTGGGAGCATAATACTGCGGAAAGCAATATATCTATGCCAGCACCGATCCGACTGCATTAAAATATGCACTGTAAtagtctcaaaataaaaattattttatattagtATCGATTCTTATTATCACATTTATTGGCATTCATTGCTTAGATCAGAAGAGGGGCAGGAGCAGCGTAGCTCAGAGGGGAACTGTAGGTCAAAGGAGAAGAGTAAGCCAGGGGTGTAGCCAGAGGAGCAGCAGCGTACTTGGCGATCACTGGAGCTGCAATGGGGGCAGCGAATGGAGTTGCCAGGGGAGCAGCCACAGGAGCAGCCAAAGGAGTAGCAATCGGAGCAGCGGCGTACTTGGCGATGACAGGAGCTGCCACTGGGGCAACAACGGGAGCAGCTGCGATTCCATTGTAGTTCCTGGCGATCACCTGGCTGCTGGTGGCAGTCACAACTGGGGCAGGAGCAGCCACCACGGCGGCAGGAGCGGCGTAAGTCAGAGGAGCAGTGTAGGCCAGAGGAGCTCCCAGAAGTCCTGGCTTGGCAGCAGCGCAGGCAACGATGGCGAGGATGACAATAGCCTAAGGATGGAAACACAATTAAATTACTTTCTCCAGACTTTCAGCTCTCACAACTCACGGATTTGAACATGTTGAtggttgttttgttttaaagtTTGTGGTTCGAAAGCTTGAACTACTGTCTGATACCATTCAACACCTTCTGCAGACCTATTTATACTCCAAGAAGCGACTGGAATGTGACCTCAGACGAGTAACCTCAGTCGCCAGTATATGCTATCAGATATTCCACTCTTAGCGGTGGGAAACCACATAAATAATGGTAGAGAGCGAATGGAAGCAAATGAAGATGGGCCCAGCATTTAAATGAAGGTAATGCGTCAGAGCTGAAGACATTTTTTGGGTATAAATAAACTTAGCCAGGGGTAGTGGATCATCAAACAGTTATTAGCCTTCCCAAGAAGCAAACCAATCCAATATAATCAACATGTTCAAATACGTAAGCAACTTAAAGGAAGCAGGATAACATGAAGTGGGAGTAACCCTTTCCTCTCATTTTTAGGCCGTTGTTGTCCTTGCCATCGTTGCCTGTGCTGCTGCCAAGCCAGGACTTCTAGGAGCTCCACTAGCCTACACTGCTCCTCTGGCCTACACCGCTCCTCTGGCTTACGCCTCTCCTGCCGCCGTGGTAGCTGCTCCTGCCCCAGTTGTGACTGCCACCAGCAGCCAGGTGATCGCCAGGAACTACAATGGAATCGCAGCTGCTCCAGTAATTGCTCCAGTGGCTACTCCAGTGATCGCCAAGTACGCCGCTGCTCCGATTGCTGCTCCCCTATCTGCTCCTGTGGCAACTCCTTTTGCGGCTCCGGTTATTGCCAAATATGCCGCAGCTCCTCTGGCTGCCCCTCTGGCTGCCCCTCTGGCTTACTCTTCTCCCTTGTTGATTTAAAGCATTAAATTTGTAAAGTTAACAATGACTGACTACCCACTTAAAGAAAagctttgttgttattattttatatagttttttagtttatttttttcattttgataGGCTGATGATAGGCCCCATCTCTTCAATGGctgtttatttatgtttttaaaattattccaAGTGTAGGACCATAATCCTGCCTAGATGCGCCCTGGGCTCGAGGTTATTTGTTAGTTTCGCGTTTCCGCTTATCTAGAACGCTTTCATGGCGCATTTCATGCATTGATGCACAATTTAAATGGCCATTTTTGCGTTCGCGCGTTTAGATAGAAGATGCGAGTTCTTTGCCAGCTGCCAGAAGGCAAAGGAagcccaaacaaaaaaaagaaaatgagaaTCCCCGGCGTATGTTATCGCCTGACACGAGAATGAAAATCCGGCCCACATCCTCAAGGATTTGAGCGTTGGCGCTTGTCTTCGATTTCCGCAGGAACGGCaagggtgtgggtgtgggtgtgccTTTAATTTGATAAGTTACAACTTCTGAttgagaaacaaaaaaattttcgaGGAGAAAAAATGTTACCTTCCAGATGAAAGTCAccttaaaaccaaaaaaaaacaaaaaatattaaagcaaAAAGTGCAAAACGCGACTTTTGCGTTCACTCGtctaaataattaaaagttcGCCCTTGCCCAAAGTCCACGCCTCCTTTTTTGTTGGCTACgtttttgtttgccattttttaATGCTGTTAATGGCAAAAACAAGCAAAACAGGACACAGCGTCGTCTGCGGAAATTCGGTAGAATTTGTGGAGCGGGCAGGACGAATTTTCTCCCAAAGTTACACGAATTCTGCATTAAAAAAGAGCCCGCGCATGTCGAGCCAGGACTTacagtaaaaaatatatattttttgggggCTTAAAAACCCAGTTATTAAATActctaaaaagaaaataaataaaatatatacctATTTATTAATTCTTTCCACAAGTCTTTTTATTCCATTTCTTATCCATTTTAATGGATATTTTTGCATATAGTATCGTTCtataaatatagaaaatatagtATCCTTCTATCTAAAATCTCTAGAGAAGCGTATAACAAACGTGAAGGCCAGAAGCAAAGATGAAGTTACTGCTACTGAACAGCAACCAGATTCAGATTCTGAATTTGCTGCCTTACATCCAAACGACCCGGAACAGGACGAAAAGCAAGACCTGTAACAGTACCAGAgaccagtaccagtaccaggGAGCAGTACCAGGACCTAGTTACAAAAGTTTATGACTTGTTTATGTtcgttgtttgtttgtttgttggtaTGTGCTCTCTGTTTTCTGCTGGCtgttaattttgtttgccGACAAGGCGCAAAATGGTTGAATAATGGCCATCCGACATCTCGCTTTATGTTTGACTTGGCTGCAACACGAAATCTGATGCAGGATGCTTCAAAAAACCGGAATACAGCACCCGGAATGTGTTGGCTAAGATTATTTTCTTGTTAGCCATTTAATTTGATTATGAAAAAGGATTACCGGAGCTAACAATGTGTAATGAGTGTGTTTTAAAATTACATAATATCTCATGCTTTTTCGGAATAATGTTCTGAAAATCATCTGTAATTTtataagtttaaattaaaacaataataCTAAAGATATTAAATTAATCTTAGTCAGATACCTTACCTTATTGTTAAtgattttcttattattttattttctaacaaAGGCTAAACAAAGCATCGTTTCCATGGAATAACAAATTCTGGAAAATATTTATCCTTATTAGTTAATTTATTCTATATATTTCCACACAcctaattaaatttttcttctgAAATCCAATCTGTGCAGCCCACTTGCAAAATTCCCTGGAAAATAAATTCCATAAAAACTTGGCTAATGATCCAGGACAAAGGCCTATCTTGGGCCTTATGCTTTTCGGCCAGAAGTAGGCGTAGGTGTCCTGCTCCTCCTTCTTTGCTCCTCCGCGTCGCCCTATCTATATGGCTAATTAGGCTAAACAAATTATGGAATATGATTAATAGAGAGCACGGTCTGGCAATTAACTTTTTGCGATAAATACAATGGAATATATATAGGCA of the Drosophila ananassae strain 14024-0371.13 chromosome 2R, ASM1763931v2, whole genome shotgun sequence genome contains:
- the LOC6506314 gene encoding cuticle protein 19.8, producing MFKSAIVILAIVACAAAKPGLLGAPLAYTAPLTYAAPAAVVAAPAPVVTATSSQVIARNYNGIAAAPVVAPVAAPVIAKYAAAPIAAPVAAPLATPFAAPIAAPVIAKYAAAPLATPLAYSSPLTYSSPLSYAAPAPLLI
- the LOC6506315 gene encoding cuticle protein 38 translates to MFKYAVVVLAIVACAAAKPGLLGAPLAYTAPLAYSAPLAYAAPAAVVAAPAPVVTATSSQVIARNYNGIAAPVIAKYAAAPIATPLAAPLAYSTPLAYNALPAAPVLV
- the LOC6493627 gene encoding uncharacterized protein LOC6493627; translation: MENNPIGESVIEFDLHENPAAMEAESIGQCFEEIPISSKDPGVVLDSSASSSSSSGVSSAEGNDSLEEKLEQEGMKMVQFTAKKKRLPGKVRNRQKDLYLRRKLSPKSPHMAINELKEITIKDYNVRNEGNKFIAKAIINSKPYVVEADSKSAAANLLFENALREYYVAKAVANPKPVSPDKNDDHDGDSNKHDEFPMRNLVSLALYKLFAEWTSKGYAIPELNPGGSKEANEEPQEKKVLKNWADKHPVTMLNHLFPLVHMNSETSISPDGATMVHQMSLTLNGANFKASASNKKLAKRRLAILVCNQLAGTNYTE
- the LOC6493626 gene encoding transcriptional regulatory protein AlgP: MFKYAVVVLAIVACAAAKPGLLGAPLAYSAPLAYAAPAAVVAAPAPVVTATSSQVIARNYNGIAAAPVIAPVAAPVIAKYAAAPIAAPLATPLAAPIAAPVIAKYAAAPVATPLAAPVIAKYAVSPLAAPLSYSAPLLV
- the LOC6506316 gene encoding calphotin, which codes for MFKSAIVILAIVACAAAKPGLLGAPVAYTAPLAYAAPAAVVAAPAPVVTATSSQVIARNYNGIAAAPVVAPVAAPVIAKYATAPLATPVATPVAAPFAYASPVAYNAPLHYASASGALLL
- the LOC26514521 gene encoding transcriptional regulatory protein AlgP, which translates into the protein MFKSAIVILAIVACAAAKPGLLGAPLAYTAPLTYAAPAAVVAAPAPVVTATSSQVIARNYNGIAAAPVVAPVAAPVIAKYAAAPIATPLAAPVAAPLATPFAAPIAAPVIAKYAAAPLATPLAYSSPLTYSSPLSYAAPAPLLI
- the LOC116655856 gene encoding cuticle protein 16.5-like, yielding MFKYAVVVLAIVACAAAKPGLLGAPLAYTAPLAYTAPLAYASPAAVVAAPAPVVTATSSQVIARNYNGIAAAPVIAPVATPVIAKYAAAPIAAPLSAPVATPFAAPVIAKYAAAPLAAPLAAPLAYSSPLLI